A portion of the Lolium rigidum isolate FL_2022 chromosome 1, APGP_CSIRO_Lrig_0.1, whole genome shotgun sequence genome contains these proteins:
- the LOC124683354 gene encoding 4-hydroxybenzoate polyprenyltransferase, mitochondrial-like, with the protein MALLSVSHHTGVLSLHRQGPSPRQLSARSQAISTSSQAMAVLRHSQHRGVLPLRRHGPSPRQLLARSRTISAPYQSTEEDEMTEEDEKTEEDKKTEEDKKDSTPPPVSWVERSLEAALPYARLARLEKPIGSWLLAWPCMWSITMAAMPGTLPDFKLLALLGFVCIPMRGAACTVNDYIDRDFDKKVERTKNRPLASGVVTPTQGLYFLGFQLLLGLGLFFLLQLNNLSRVLGLIWLPLVSSYPLMKRLTFWPQAYLGLSFNWGALLGWAAIKDSLEPTVLLPMYIAGICWTLVYDTIYAHQDKKDDLKIGVKSTAIRFGDSTKQWISAFGTATIGGLALSGYNAGLAWPYYPFLTAAAAHLAWQISTVDLTDSADCNRKFVSNKWFGALVFSAIFFGRLVA; encoded by the exons ATGGCCCTCCTGAGCGTCAGCCACCACACAGGCGTCCTCTCACTACATCGACAGGGTCCTTCTCCCCGCCAGCTTTCTGCACGATCACAGGCGATCTCGACCTCCTCCCAGGCCATGGCCGTCCTCCGCCACAGCCAGCACAGAGGCGTCCTCCCACTACGTCGACATGGTCCTTCTCCCCGCCAGCTTCTCGCACGATCGCGCACGATCTCGGCCCCCTATCAGTCCACGGAGGAAGACGagatgacggaggaagacgaGAAGACCGAGGAAGACAAGAAGACGGAGGAAGACAAGAAGGACAGCACCCCCCCGCCGGTGTCGTGGGTGGAGAGGTCACTTGAGGCGGCGCTCCCGTACGCGAGGCTCGCTCGTCTGGAGAAGCCCATCGGCAGCTGGCTCCTCGCTTGGCCATGCATGTG GTCAATAACAATGGCGGCAATGCCGGGGACGCTTCCTGACTTTAAACTGCTCGCACTCTTAGGATTTGTATGTATCCCCATGAGGGGGGCCGCTTGCACAGTCAATGATTATATCGACCGCGACTTTGACAAAAAG GTTGAGCGCACCAAAAACAGGCCTCTTGCATCAGGCGTAGTAACTCCTACTCAAGGATTATACTTCCTCGGATTTCAACTACTACTAGGACTGGGTTTGTTTTTTCTTCTCCAACTGAACAACTTAAG CCGTGTTCTTGGGCTCATTTGGCTTCCATTGGTGTCTTCATATCCCCTAATGAAGAGGCTCACATTTTGG CCTCAGGCATATCTCGGATTGTCGTTCAACTGGGGAGCTTTATTAGGATGGGCTGCTATTAAAGATAGTTTGGAGCCCACTGTCCTCCTTCCAATGTATATTGCTGGGATATGTTGGACATTGGTGTACGATACCATATATGCACACCAG GACAAAAAAGATGACCTCAAAATAGGAGTTAAGTCCACAGCCATAAGGTTCGGAGATTCAACCAAGCAGTGGATTAGTGCCTTTGGTACTGCAACTATTGGCGGTTTAGCACTTAGTGGCTATAATGCTGGACTGG CTTGGCCATACTACCCTTTTCTAACAGCTGCAGCAGCACATTTGGCATGGCAGATTTCAACTGTTGACTTAACTGATAGCGCAGATTGCAACAGGAA ATTTGTCTCAAATAAGTGGTTTGGAGCCTTGGTATTCAGTGCGATATTTTTCGGTCGACTTGTAGCATGA